One part of the Prochlorococcus marinus str. MIT 9313 genome encodes these proteins:
- a CDS encoding HAD family hydrolase — MPQLLLRGTPIGKIQGVLFDKDGTLCHSEPHLLTLAKGRIEQAIRRFHGGNASESVVCKIEELLSAAYGLNAEGLDPGGTIAVASRHHNLISTATVFCLLGEGWPQALALANEVFAAVDALENEVPCLVTKRTLLPGALTVLQALRQQGVTCAVISNDSASGIETFLNQNNLHDTVTELWSAEHRPAKPNPNAVKRLCQLMGLAPAQCALIGDADSDLQMARQAGIGLSLGYMAGWNQPPTLTNYHHLIHHWNDLAVK; from the coding sequence ATGCCTCAACTATTGCTGAGGGGGACGCCCATCGGCAAGATCCAAGGGGTGCTGTTCGACAAGGATGGCACCCTTTGCCATAGCGAACCCCATCTGCTCACTCTGGCAAAGGGAAGAATCGAACAAGCCATTCGTCGGTTTCACGGAGGGAATGCCAGCGAAAGTGTGGTTTGCAAAATTGAGGAGCTTCTCTCTGCTGCCTATGGCCTCAACGCTGAAGGACTCGATCCAGGCGGAACGATCGCCGTAGCGTCAAGGCATCACAACTTAATCTCCACAGCAACGGTGTTCTGTCTGCTCGGAGAAGGCTGGCCACAGGCTCTTGCTCTGGCCAATGAAGTGTTCGCAGCTGTGGATGCTCTTGAGAATGAAGTGCCCTGCCTAGTAACAAAAAGGACTCTGCTACCAGGTGCCCTTACGGTCTTGCAAGCGCTGCGACAACAAGGGGTGACCTGCGCCGTGATTAGCAATGACAGCGCCTCAGGGATTGAGACGTTCCTGAACCAAAACAATCTTCATGACACGGTGACCGAGCTCTGGAGCGCTGAGCATCGACCAGCTAAGCCCAATCCAAATGCCGTCAAAAGACTCTGCCAGTTAATGGGATTAGCCCCCGCCCAGTGCGCCTTGATTGGTGATGCCGATTCCGATTTACAGATGGCTCGACAGGCTGGTATAGGTCTCAGCCTTGGTTACATGGCCGGCTGGAATCAACCCCCAACACT